In uncultured Draconibacterium sp., one genomic interval encodes:
- a CDS encoding chorismate mutase, which yields MGFKDPEDCHSLEELRNEIDKIDEHIILLFAERHKYVEAVVHFKNDKDAIIAQERKDAVIQQRRDWAESKGLNADVFEQIYTLLVESNINHEMNLLKIKNSK from the coding sequence ATGGGGTTTAAAGATCCGGAAGATTGTCATTCTCTTGAAGAACTAAGAAATGAGATTGACAAAATTGATGAGCATATCATTTTACTTTTTGCCGAGCGGCATAAATACGTCGAAGCCGTTGTTCACTTTAAAAACGATAAAGACGCCATTATTGCACAGGAAAGAAAAGATGCAGTAATTCAGCAGCGCAGAGATTGGGCAGAATCGAAAGGATTAAATGCCGACGTTTTTGAGCAGATATACACGCTTTTGGTGGAGAGCAACATTAATCACGAAATGAATTTATTAAAAATTAAAAACAGCAAGTAA
- a CDS encoding DUF2891 domain-containing protein encodes MKLQFSLLFLFMTSLLSAQSSKLSFDEKKAEDLYHFAYECIDQEYPNKTGHVLGDDSYLQPPRVMHPAFYGCFDWHSSVHGHWTLVKILTEFPDFKYRNEIIKKLKNNITEENILQEVAYFDDEHNTTYERTYGWAWLLKLDEALHEWDDPVALELQANLSPLVDLLSDKFSEFLDKLIYPIRIGEHSNIAFGMSFAYDWAKKYDTALAIQIERIAKEYYATDCDCPLTWEPGGFDFLSPCLQEASIMLKVLPGKEYKQWLKTFLPKFEKHPEKFLDIAKVTDRSDGKLAHLDGLNFSRAWCLYEMGYALNNQQLIDFADAHFNYSYEKMDSGEYAGAHWLASFATYALIKSHNQ; translated from the coding sequence ATGAAATTACAGTTTTCGCTACTATTTTTATTTATGACCAGTCTGCTATCGGCGCAATCGTCAAAACTCAGCTTCGACGAAAAGAAAGCTGAAGACCTCTATCATTTTGCCTACGAATGTATCGATCAGGAATACCCGAATAAAACCGGGCATGTTTTGGGCGACGACAGCTATTTGCAACCTCCGCGTGTTATGCACCCCGCTTTTTATGGGTGTTTCGACTGGCATTCGTCGGTGCACGGACACTGGACTTTGGTAAAAATATTAACTGAATTTCCGGATTTTAAGTACCGCAACGAGATCATTAAAAAGTTAAAGAATAATATTACCGAAGAAAACATACTGCAGGAAGTTGCCTACTTTGATGATGAACACAACACCACTTACGAACGCACTTATGGCTGGGCCTGGTTGTTAAAACTCGATGAAGCTTTGCACGAATGGGATGATCCGGTAGCACTGGAATTACAGGCAAACCTCTCCCCTCTGGTTGATCTGCTGTCGGATAAATTTAGCGAATTTCTCGACAAACTGATTTACCCTATACGAATTGGCGAACACAGCAACATTGCATTCGGAATGTCGTTTGCTTACGATTGGGCAAAAAAATACGATACAGCGCTGGCCATTCAAATTGAAAGGATAGCAAAAGAGTATTACGCTACCGATTGTGATTGCCCGCTTACCTGGGAACCGGGCGGTTTCGATTTTCTATCGCCTTGTCTGCAGGAAGCATCGATAATGTTAAAAGTATTACCCGGGAAAGAGTATAAACAATGGCTAAAAACGTTTCTTCCAAAGTTTGAAAAACATCCTGAAAAGTTCCTTGATATTGCAAAAGTTACCGACCGCAGCGATGGTAAACTCGCCCACCTCGACGGATTAAATTTCAGTCGTGCCTGGTGCTTGTACGAAATGGGATACGCGTTAAATAACCAGCAGTTGATTGATTTTGCCGATGCTCATTTCAACTACAGCTACGAAAAAATGGATTCCGGCGAGTATGCAGGAGCCCACTGGTTGGCATCGTTTGCTACCTACGCATTAATAAAAAGTCACAATCAATAA
- the rplT gene encoding 50S ribosomal protein L20 gives MPRSVNHVASRARRKKLLKKTRGYFGSRSNVWTVAKNTWEKGQQFAYRDRKAKKRTFRALWIQRINAAARLEGMSYSQFMGLLKKNDIEINRKVLADLAMNQPEAFKAIVEKVK, from the coding sequence ATGCCAAGAAGTGTAAATCATGTAGCATCACGCGCCCGAAGAAAAAAATTACTGAAAAAGACTAGAGGTTATTTCGGTTCGCGTAGTAACGTTTGGACGGTTGCAAAAAATACCTGGGAAAAAGGTCAACAGTTTGCATACCGCGATAGAAAAGCGAAAAAAAGAACATTCCGTGCATTGTGGATTCAGCGTATTAACGCTGCAGCGCGATTGGAAGGAATGTCGTATTCACAATTCATGGGATTGTTGAAAAAGAACGACATTGAAATTAACAGGAAAGTTTTAGCTGATTTGGCTATGAACCAACCTGAGGCGTTCAAAGCAATCGTAGAAAAAGTAAAATAA
- a CDS encoding DUF1801 domain-containing protein, with product MASAKTVEEYILNTTSRQDILMILRDLLQSTELSETIKWGAPCYTVNGKNVIGLGVFKGHVAIWFFQGALLKDEAKVLFNAQNDKTKALRQWRFVTVDDIDAEKIIAYANEAIANEKQNKRVKLNRNRKLTIPPELEEAFNQDNHLKLSFQEFSPGKQREFADYIANAKQAKTKHTRLQKIIPMINNRIGLNDKYRNC from the coding sequence ATGGCAAGTGCCAAAACTGTTGAAGAATATATTCTGAACACAACATCGCGACAGGATATTTTAATGATTTTGCGCGATTTGCTGCAATCGACAGAACTATCGGAAACCATAAAATGGGGAGCTCCGTGTTACACTGTTAATGGAAAAAATGTGATCGGGCTTGGTGTTTTTAAAGGACACGTGGCTATTTGGTTCTTTCAGGGGGCATTGTTAAAAGACGAAGCAAAAGTACTTTTTAATGCACAAAACGATAAAACCAAAGCATTGCGGCAGTGGCGTTTTGTTACGGTGGATGATATTGATGCTGAAAAAATTATAGCCTACGCAAACGAAGCAATCGCCAATGAAAAGCAAAATAAAAGAGTTAAACTCAACCGAAATAGAAAGCTAACTATTCCGCCCGAACTGGAAGAAGCCTTTAATCAGGATAATCATTTAAAGCTTTCATTTCAGGAATTTTCGCCGGGTAAACAACGCGAATTTGCTGATTATATCGCCAATGCAAAACAGGCGAAAACCAAACATACGAGATTACAAAAAATCATCCCGATGATTAATAATAGAATCGGGTTAAACGATAAATACCGTAATTGTTAA
- a CDS encoding M1 family metallopeptidase: MNITKFFCLLLFWGHFVVLSAQNHQSRFEKIDIQHYKFEIHLNDTINQIEGIATISIKFLQAGSDITLDLVEKSSNSGMLVHSVKKEDNELDFNQAHNKLVILLNEQAQAGDVLDFTIAYSGVPADGLIISENRYGDRTFFGDNWPDRAQNWFPCVDHPSDKATLEFLVYAPAHYEVISNGSLVEKKQLENSMEFTHWKEDVPLATKLMVIGAADFAVGNEQNYQGIPVNSWVFEENKTKGFENYQYGTKALEYFSELIGAYSYEKLAHVQSKTRYGGMENASCIFYSENSAISDRIPEQLFAHEVAHQWFGNSVTEQNWHHVWLSEGFATYLTHLYVQHIYGDEQFKEGLKQDRERVISFSKQKYAPVIDTTVQEYTRLLNANSYEKAGWFLHMLRNKLGDDIFFKGLQKYYHDFRNKTALTKDFQLVMESVSEKDLDRFFKQWLWSAGHPVIKVSWGTETTGKQIDNQQILIQQRGKQLFSFPLEMNILYEDGSVDLVTVMIDKTKETQRFQAKTTTGIKDIYIDPNVKLLYELAQ; the protein is encoded by the coding sequence ATGAATATTACTAAATTTTTCTGTTTGTTGCTATTTTGGGGTCACTTTGTAGTATTGTCTGCCCAAAATCACCAATCTCGTTTTGAGAAGATTGATATACAACACTATAAGTTCGAAATCCATTTAAACGATACAATAAACCAAATTGAAGGAATTGCTACCATCTCAATTAAATTTTTACAGGCCGGTAGTGATATTACACTCGATTTAGTTGAAAAATCAAGCAATAGCGGAATGCTGGTTCATTCCGTAAAAAAGGAGGACAACGAGCTTGACTTTAATCAAGCACACAATAAACTTGTAATTCTATTAAACGAACAAGCACAGGCTGGCGATGTTCTCGATTTTACGATTGCCTATTCCGGCGTTCCTGCCGATGGTTTGATTATATCGGAGAATCGTTATGGAGATCGTACATTTTTTGGCGATAACTGGCCTGATCGTGCACAAAACTGGTTTCCATGTGTCGATCATCCTTCCGATAAAGCCACTTTAGAATTTCTGGTTTATGCTCCGGCCCATTACGAGGTTATTTCAAACGGATCGCTTGTGGAGAAAAAACAACTTGAAAATTCAATGGAATTCACCCATTGGAAAGAAGATGTGCCGTTGGCAACAAAACTGATGGTAATTGGAGCCGCCGATTTTGCTGTTGGAAACGAGCAGAACTACCAGGGAATTCCGGTGAATTCGTGGGTATTTGAAGAGAACAAAACAAAAGGATTCGAGAATTATCAATACGGCACAAAAGCGCTGGAATACTTTTCAGAACTGATTGGCGCCTACTCTTATGAAAAGTTGGCTCATGTACAATCAAAAACTCGTTACGGCGGGATGGAAAATGCCAGCTGCATATTTTATTCCGAGAATTCAGCCATAAGCGATCGCATACCGGAACAGCTATTTGCCCACGAAGTGGCTCATCAGTGGTTTGGAAATTCTGTTACTGAACAAAACTGGCATCATGTGTGGCTTAGCGAAGGATTTGCAACTTATCTCACCCACCTTTATGTGCAACACATTTATGGCGACGAACAATTTAAAGAAGGACTTAAACAAGACAGAGAGCGCGTTATTTCTTTCTCAAAACAAAAGTACGCTCCGGTAATCGATACAACGGTGCAGGAATATACCCGCTTATTAAATGCCAATTCGTACGAAAAAGCCGGCTGGTTTTTACACATGCTGCGAAATAAATTAGGCGACGACATTTTCTTTAAAGGATTACAGAAATATTACCACGATTTCAGGAACAAAACCGCACTAACAAAAGATTTTCAATTGGTAATGGAATCTGTTTCGGAGAAAGACCTTGATCGTTTTTTTAAGCAGTGGTTATGGAGTGCAGGGCATCCGGTTATTAAAGTTTCGTGGGGTACTGAAACCACCGGAAAACAAATAGACAATCAACAAATTCTGATTCAACAAAGGGGAAAGCAACTTTTCAGTTTCCCGCTGGAAATGAATATTCTTTACGAGGATGGATCTGTGGATCTTGTTACAGTAATGATTGACAAAACAAAAGAAACGCAACGATTTCAGGCAAAAACAACTACCGGTATCAAAGATATTTACATCGATCCGAACGTAAAATTGTTGTACGAACTGGCTCAATAA
- the infC gene encoding translation initiation factor IF-3 — protein sequence MIAIKRRGPRRKFQPRVEQEPQHRINHKIRVPQVRLVGDNIVEQGVYPLRDALKLADEMELDLVEISPKADPPVCKIIDYSKFLYQQKKKQKEMKAKTTKVVVKEIRFGPQTDEHDFQFKLKHAEKFLQEGAKVKAFVFFKGRSILFKDQGEILLLRLATELEEWGTVEQLPKLEGKRMTMFISPKKK from the coding sequence ATTATAGCTATTAAAAGAAGAGGTCCGAGAAGAAAATTCCAGCCACGTGTTGAGCAGGAACCGCAACACCGGATAAATCACAAGATCAGGGTGCCACAAGTACGTTTAGTGGGTGATAATATCGTAGAACAAGGTGTTTACCCCTTACGTGATGCACTAAAATTAGCAGACGAGATGGAATTGGATTTGGTAGAAATTTCACCAAAAGCTGATCCTCCGGTTTGTAAAATTATTGATTACTCGAAGTTTCTTTATCAGCAGAAAAAGAAACAAAAGGAGATGAAAGCAAAAACCACAAAAGTTGTGGTAAAAGAAATACGTTTTGGTCCGCAAACTGATGAGCATGACTTCCAGTTTAAACTAAAACATGCTGAAAAATTCCTTCAGGAAGGAGCAAAAGTAAAAGCGTTTGTATTCTTTAAAGGACGTTCGATCTTATTTAAAGATCAGGGCGAGATTCTATTGCTGAGACTGGCAACAGAATTGGAAGAATGGGGAACCGTTGAACAATTGCCAAAATTGGAAGGAAAGCGAATGACAATGTTTATTTCACCTAAAAAGAAATAA
- the thrS gene encoding threonine--tRNA ligase produces the protein MIKITLPDNSVREFAEPVSGLEIAKSISNRLAKDVLSISVDGEVWDLSRKIDHDANIKLYTWDDREGKETFWHSSAHLMAEAIETYYPGTKFGIGPTVDTGFYYDIDLPEGKVLSEKDLQKIEQKMLELARQKNDIVRSDISKEDALTMFTEKNDELKQELISELEDGTITLYNQGNFTDLCRGPHLPNTGYIKAIKLTAIAGAYWRGDEKNKMLTRVYGVTFPKAKMLEEYLYMVEEAKKRDHRKIGKEMQLFTFSEAVGQGLPLWLPKGAQLREQLENFLKKVQKKYGYEQVITPHIGDVKLYKTSGHYQKYGKDSFQPITTPAEGEEYLLKPMNCPHHCEIYKAWPRSYKDLPVRMAEFGTVYRYEMSGELHGLTRVRGFTQDDAHLFCRPDQVKDEFKKVIDIIFIIFKALSFENYTAQISLRDPNKPEKYIGSPENWDKAEQAIIEACEEKGLNTVTELGEAAFYGPKLDFMIKDALGRSWQLGTVQVDYNLPERFELEYIGADDNRHRPVMIHRAPFGSMERFVAVLIEHTAGKFPLWLTPEQVVVLPISEKYNDYAKKVSNFLNISDIRTVVDDRNEKIGRKIRDNELKRIPYLLIVGEKEAESDSVAVRRQGEGDKGTMTTKEFAEFIEKEVRDQLSGLYN, from the coding sequence ATGATAAAAATTACACTTCCTGACAACAGTGTACGTGAGTTTGCGGAGCCTGTTAGTGGTTTAGAGATTGCAAAATCGATCTCGAACCGTCTGGCAAAGGATGTGCTGTCGATTTCGGTTGATGGCGAAGTTTGGGATTTATCGCGGAAAATTGACCACGATGCCAACATTAAACTGTATACGTGGGATGACAGAGAAGGAAAAGAAACATTCTGGCACTCATCAGCACACTTAATGGCTGAAGCCATTGAAACTTATTACCCGGGTACCAAATTTGGTATCGGTCCAACTGTTGATACAGGATTTTATTACGATATCGATCTTCCTGAAGGAAAAGTGCTTTCGGAAAAAGACCTGCAAAAAATCGAGCAAAAAATGCTTGAGCTGGCACGTCAGAAAAACGACATTGTTCGTTCTGATATTTCGAAAGAAGATGCATTGACCATGTTCACCGAAAAGAACGACGAACTGAAGCAGGAACTGATCAGCGAACTGGAAGACGGAACGATAACCTTGTACAACCAGGGAAATTTTACTGACTTATGCCGTGGGCCACACTTGCCAAACACCGGCTATATTAAAGCCATTAAATTAACGGCAATTGCGGGTGCTTACTGGCGTGGCGACGAAAAAAATAAAATGCTTACCCGTGTTTACGGTGTTACTTTTCCAAAAGCCAAAATGCTTGAGGAGTACCTGTACATGGTAGAGGAAGCTAAAAAACGCGACCACCGTAAAATCGGTAAGGAAATGCAATTGTTTACCTTTTCTGAAGCCGTTGGACAAGGTTTGCCGTTGTGGTTGCCAAAAGGTGCACAGTTACGCGAGCAGCTGGAGAACTTCCTGAAAAAAGTACAAAAGAAATACGGTTACGAGCAGGTAATTACACCACATATTGGCGATGTGAAGTTGTACAAAACTTCCGGTCACTATCAAAAATACGGAAAGGACTCGTTTCAGCCGATCACCACTCCTGCCGAAGGAGAGGAGTACCTGTTGAAACCGATGAACTGTCCTCACCACTGCGAGATTTACAAAGCCTGGCCGCGTTCGTATAAAGATCTGCCGGTTCGAATGGCAGAATTCGGAACGGTTTACCGCTACGAAATGAGTGGTGAGTTGCATGGATTGACACGTGTTCGTGGCTTTACGCAGGACGACGCTCACCTTTTCTGTCGTCCCGATCAGGTAAAAGATGAATTCAAGAAGGTAATTGATATTATCTTTATTATTTTCAAAGCTTTGAGTTTTGAAAATTATACAGCGCAGATTTCGTTGCGCGACCCGAATAAACCTGAAAAGTATATCGGATCGCCTGAAAACTGGGACAAAGCAGAGCAGGCAATTATAGAAGCTTGTGAAGAAAAAGGCTTAAATACGGTAACAGAGCTTGGAGAAGCTGCATTCTATGGACCAAAACTTGATTTTATGATTAAGGATGCATTGGGACGTAGTTGGCAGCTGGGAACTGTTCAGGTAGATTACAACCTGCCCGAACGTTTTGAGTTGGAATATATCGGAGCAGATGATAACCGTCATCGTCCGGTAATGATCCACCGCGCACCATTCGGCTCGATGGAACGTTTTGTGGCCGTGTTAATTGAGCATACTGCCGGTAAGTTTCCATTATGGCTTACACCAGAGCAAGTGGTAGTATTACCTATTAGCGAAAAGTATAACGATTATGCTAAAAAAGTTTCAAATTTTCTAAATATTTCCGATATTCGCACCGTTGTTGACGATCGTAACGAAAAGATTGGTAGGAAGATACGAGACAACGAATTAAAACGAATTCCTTATCTGTTGATTGTGGGAGAAAAAGAGGCAGAATCTGACTCAGTTGCTGTACGCCGACAAGGCGAAGGCGATAAAGGAACAATGACAACAAAGGAGTTCGCTGAATTTATTGAGAAAGAAGTAAGAGATCAATTATCAGGATTATATAACTAA
- a CDS encoding DUF4199 domain-containing protein, translating into MKKFAIEIKWAILFAVIQLVWMLGERIAGLHDENISKHSIVTNFFAIVAIAVYVVALLDKRKNDFNGKMTWIQGFISGLIITLGVTILTPLTQYLTVEVITPHYFENMIRYAVENGLQTQEEAEGYFNLRSYMIQSVIFAPLMGLVTSAIVAIFTRKK; encoded by the coding sequence ATGAAAAAATTTGCTATTGAGATTAAATGGGCCATTTTGTTTGCAGTCATTCAGTTAGTCTGGATGCTCGGAGAAAGAATCGCCGGACTTCATGATGAGAACATATCAAAACATTCCATCGTAACCAACTTCTTCGCCATTGTGGCTATTGCAGTTTATGTTGTTGCATTGCTCGACAAGCGAAAGAATGATTTTAACGGGAAAATGACCTGGATACAGGGATTTATTAGCGGATTGATCATTACTTTAGGTGTTACAATTCTTACTCCCCTCACCCAATACCTTACCGTTGAAGTGATCACTCCCCATTATTTCGAAAATATGATTCGTTATGCAGTTGAAAACGGTCTGCAAACACAGGAAGAGGCTGAAGGTTATTTCAATTTAAGAAGTTATATGATTCAAAGCGTAATTTTCGCACCGCTAATGGGATTAGTTACATCGGCAATTGTCGCCATTTTCACCCGAAAAAAATAA
- a CDS encoding aldolase catalytic domain-containing protein, giving the protein MYKADIKVMDCTVRDGGLMNKWQFSDDFVRGVYKGCVEAGVDYMEIGYKSSESAFSRDEVGPWKFCDDKDLRRVVGDNDTNLKLSAMADIGRIAPEDIPPANESLIDMMRVACYCHQVDKAIWLAEHCMDKGYEVTINLMAVSKVNESDLDEALADLAKSRVPIIYVVDSFGSLYCESIEKLVKKYAAALPGKELGIHAHNNMQLAMSNTVTSLINGVTMLDATMLGMGRGAGNCPIEILIAFLKNPKYRLLPLLEAIQTHVKPWQEKIDWGYHIPYLITGALNEHPRSAMQWMDSERKDDFVSFMKEMHDYELLE; this is encoded by the coding sequence ATGTATAAAGCAGACATAAAAGTAATGGACTGTACCGTTCGCGACGGCGGGCTTATGAACAAATGGCAATTTAGCGACGATTTTGTGCGTGGCGTTTATAAGGGCTGCGTTGAAGCAGGTGTTGATTACATGGAAATTGGTTACAAAAGCAGCGAATCGGCTTTTTCGAGAGACGAAGTTGGTCCGTGGAAATTTTGCGATGACAAAGATCTGCGTCGTGTTGTTGGCGATAACGACACCAACTTAAAACTTTCGGCAATGGCCGATATTGGCCGTATTGCTCCGGAAGATATTCCGCCGGCAAACGAAAGCCTGATTGATATGATGCGTGTGGCCTGTTATTGCCACCAGGTAGATAAAGCCATTTGGCTGGCCGAACATTGTATGGACAAAGGTTATGAGGTTACCATTAACTTAATGGCAGTTTCAAAAGTAAACGAATCGGATTTGGATGAAGCATTGGCCGACCTGGCTAAATCACGCGTACCGATTATTTATGTAGTCGATAGTTTTGGCAGTTTGTATTGCGAAAGCATTGAAAAGCTGGTTAAAAAATATGCTGCTGCCTTGCCGGGTAAAGAGCTGGGAATACATGCACACAACAACATGCAACTGGCTATGTCGAACACTGTAACATCGCTGATTAACGGCGTTACCATGCTCGATGCCACTATGCTGGGGATGGGCCGTGGTGCCGGAAACTGCCCCATCGAAATACTCATCGCGTTCCTGAAAAATCCGAAATACCGTTTGCTACCATTGTTGGAAGCCATTCAAACGCATGTAAAACCGTGGCAGGAAAAAATTGACTGGGGTTACCACATTCCTTATTTAATTACCGGCGCCTTAAACGAACACCCACGCAGTGCCATGCAATGGATGGATTCGGAGAGGAAAGATGACTTTGTTTCGTTTATGAAAGAAATGCACGACTACGAACTTTTAGAATAG
- a CDS encoding S9 family peptidase, whose product MKKLLILLVTFLTVFTVQAQQTQKLTLEDILQKGTFRAQSVYGLRSMNDGIHYTTIEGQTQIVKYSYQTGEEVEVLFDITKVKDAAISSFSAYEFSDDETKILLTTERKSIYRHSYTAEFYVWNSVTEELSQLSDKGAQQLATFSPDGNYVAYVRDNNIFIKNLRFGSTHQATTDGKFNEIINGAPDWVYEEEFGFNKAFWWSPDSKFLAYIRFDETEVREFSMPMYAGAAPTLNDNKLYPGEYTFKYPKAGEANSKVEVYSYEVKTKIAIKVDIGEKTDIYVPRLKWTPDDNELVVMRLNRHQNQIDILYANPYTGDSRNFLTEKNDRYIAENFLDAFTYLENGSFVVQSERDGWSHLYLYDKQGFEIAQLTEGDFDVTDFYGYDAEKELYYYQAAAESPLRREVYYVSQDKEEKGKLSTLEGTNSAVFSTNFKYYINYYSSAKVPNYITLHDNKKGEQIRFLQDNTVLKNTIKSLQIPQKEFFTFTTSEGVELNGWMLKPNDFDASKRYPVFMTQYSGPNSQSVRDSWGGISWNEYLAQEGFLVVCVDGRGTGARGEDFRKVTYMQLGKYESDDQVEAAKYLTTLPYVDAENISIFGWSYGGFMTLLTLEKGGDLFKAGIAVAPVTSWRFYDTVYTERFMRTPEENPEGYDDNSPLSHAGDIKGHLLIVHGTADDNVHAQNTFEMTEKMVQAGVQFDMAMYTNRNHGIRGGNTSMHLYTKMVNFLKNNLMEK is encoded by the coding sequence ATGAAGAAACTGCTTATTTTATTGGTCACATTTTTGACCGTTTTTACGGTACAGGCGCAACAGACGCAAAAACTTACTTTAGAAGATATTTTACAGAAAGGTACTTTTCGGGCTCAGTCAGTTTATGGCCTGCGTTCGATGAACGACGGAATCCATTACACTACGATAGAGGGACAAACCCAGATTGTAAAGTACAGCTACCAAACCGGCGAAGAAGTTGAAGTTCTTTTTGATATTACCAAGGTTAAGGATGCCGCTATTTCTTCCTTTTCGGCCTACGAATTCAGCGATGACGAAACAAAAATATTGTTGACAACCGAACGCAAATCTATTTATCGCCACTCGTACACAGCTGAGTTTTATGTTTGGAATTCGGTTACCGAAGAGCTTTCGCAACTTTCGGACAAAGGTGCACAGCAGCTGGCAACTTTTTCGCCCGATGGTAATTACGTGGCCTATGTACGCGACAACAATATTTTCATCAAGAATTTAAGGTTTGGAAGTACACACCAGGCAACTACTGATGGAAAATTTAACGAGATTATAAACGGGGCTCCCGACTGGGTTTATGAAGAAGAATTTGGCTTCAACAAAGCTTTTTGGTGGTCGCCCGACAGCAAATTTCTGGCCTACATTCGTTTTGACGAAACTGAAGTACGCGAATTTTCAATGCCTATGTATGCCGGAGCTGCACCAACACTTAACGACAATAAATTATATCCGGGAGAATACACTTTTAAATACCCGAAAGCCGGTGAAGCCAACTCAAAGGTGGAAGTATATTCGTACGAAGTAAAAACGAAAATTGCTATTAAAGTTGATATTGGTGAAAAAACAGATATTTACGTTCCTCGCTTAAAATGGACTCCCGACGACAACGAATTGGTTGTTATGCGTTTAAATCGTCATCAAAACCAAATCGACATTCTCTACGCCAACCCGTATACCGGCGATTCACGCAATTTTCTTACAGAGAAAAACGACCGCTACATTGCTGAAAATTTCCTTGATGCATTTACTTATCTTGAGAACGGAAGTTTTGTGGTACAAAGCGAACGCGATGGTTGGTCGCATTTGTACCTCTACGACAAACAAGGTTTTGAGATTGCCCAACTTACAGAAGGCGATTTTGATGTAACCGACTTTTATGGTTACGATGCCGAGAAAGAACTTTACTACTACCAGGCTGCCGCCGAATCGCCTTTGCGTCGCGAGGTTTACTATGTTAGTCAGGATAAAGAAGAAAAAGGAAAACTATCGACTCTGGAAGGAACAAACAGTGCGGTATTCAGTACCAACTTTAAATACTATATTAATTATTACAGCAGCGCAAAAGTGCCGAATTACATCACTTTGCACGACAATAAAAAAGGTGAACAAATCCGCTTTCTGCAAGACAATACCGTATTGAAAAACACCATTAAAAGTTTGCAAATTCCGCAAAAGGAGTTTTTCACGTTTACCACATCCGAAGGAGTTGAACTGAATGGCTGGATGCTAAAACCCAACGATTTTGATGCCTCGAAAAGATACCCGGTTTTTATGACACAGTACAGTGGTCCGAATTCACAAAGTGTCAGAGACTCTTGGGGTGGCATTAGCTGGAACGAATACCTGGCACAGGAAGGTTTTCTGGTGGTATGTGTCGATGGGCGTGGAACAGGTGCCCGTGGCGAAGATTTCAGAAAAGTGACCTACATGCAACTTGGGAAATACGAATCGGACGACCAGGTGGAAGCCGCAAAATACCTCACTACCCTGCCCTATGTTGATGCTGAAAACATATCGATTTTCGGGTGGAGCTACGGTGGTTTTATGACATTGTTAACACTGGAGAAAGGTGGCGATTTATTTAAAGCCGGTATTGCTGTTGCCCCGGTAACCAGCTGGCGTTTTTACGATACCGTTTACACCGAGCGTTTTATGCGCACACCGGAGGAAAATCCTGAAGGTTACGATGACAATTCGCCGCTTTCGCATGCCGGAGATATTAAAGGACATTTATTGATTGTACACGGAACAGCCGACGATAATGTGCACGCACAAAACACGTTCGAAATGACGGAAAAAATGGTACAGGCGGGCGTGCAGTTCGATATGGCCATGTACACCAACCGCAACCACGGAATACGGGGCGGCAATACAAGTATGCATTTGTACACCAAAATGGTGAATTTCCTGAAAAATAATTTGATGGAGAAATAA
- the rpmI gene encoding 50S ribosomal protein L35 — protein MPKMKTNSGAKKRFRLTGSGKIKRKHAYKSHILTKKSTKRKRNLTYWTTIDKTNESNVKLLLCMK, from the coding sequence ATGCCAAAAATGAAAACGAACTCCGGTGCTAAAAAACGTTTTAGATTAACCGGAAGTGGTAAAATTAAAAGGAAGCACGCCTACAAAAGTCACATTTTGACTAAGAAAAGTACAAAACGTAAGCGTAATTTGACTTATTGGACAACTATCGATAAGACAAACGAAAGCAACGTAAAACTTTTGTTGTGCATGAAGTAA